A section of the Gemmatimonadaceae bacterium genome encodes:
- a CDS encoding type II toxin-antitoxin system HicB family antitoxin has protein sequence MPDYRYEIIIYWSEPDQAFVAEVPELPGCAADGPTYSAALAEAEVAIQQWIETARELGRDIPTPRGRLLYA, from the coding sequence TACCGCTACGAAATCATTATCTACTGGAGTGAGCCGGATCAGGCCTTTGTCGCCGAGGTGCCGGAGCTTCCGGGATGCGCCGCCGATGGGCCGACGTACAGCGCGGCCCTCGCCGAGGCCGAAGTCGCAATCCAGCAATGGATCGAGACAGCGCGCGAGCTCGGTCGCGACATCCCCACACCACGCGGGCGACTGCTCTACGCGTAG